The Eggerthella guodeyinii sequence TTCGCGTTGGCCGCCGCCAAGTTCCGCAAGAAGCGCGCGTAGGGCCGCCCGGAAAGAAGCCCGCATTGACGCCCCCCCCCCCCCCCCCCGGAAGTTTTATACTGGAACGCGTGGGGGCGGGTCGTCGTGCAAGAGCGGAGCCGAAGGAGCGGAGCATGAAGAAGGGGTATCTCGCCGTCGGCGTCCTGTTCGCGATCGACGTGGCGGTGACGGCGGCGTTCGTGGCGATGATGCCCGATCAGGTGCCGGTTCACTTCACGGGCGGCGAAGTCGACCGCATCGGCAGCCGCTACGAAACCTTCACGGTGGTGGCGCTCGCGTTCGTGTTCGGGCTGTTCCTGATGCTGCTCGCGAGGTTCGGCGAGCAGGAGAACCGCGCCACCATGATGAAGCTCAACGTCGGCATGCAGGCGATGTTCATCGCCGTATCGGTGTTCGTGTCGCTCAACACCCTGTCGTACGATTCCACCGCCGTCGCCGTGGGCACGCCCGACAGCGGCATGTCGAAGATCGCCGCTGTCATCGTGGGAGCCACGCTGCTGTTCCTCGGGAACCTCATGCCGAAGACGACGCGGAACGCCGCGTTCGGCATCCGCTTGCCGTGGACGCAGAGCAGCGACGAGGCCTGGCGAAAGGGTCAGCGGTTCGGCGCGTACGCGTCCATCCCCGCCGGCATCCTCATGGTCGCCTGCGGCATCCTCTTCGACGGCGAGGTTGCGTTCGTCGTCGCCATCGTCATCTTCGTCGCCTGGACCCTCGTCAGCATCGTCGGCTCGTACTTCGCCTGCAAGGATATGCAGGGCTAGGCAAGCTCTTTCTCCATGACGGCGTAGACGAGCACGGCTTCGTCTTCGACGGGGAACTGCTCGTGGCGCAGCGTGCGGTAGCCGCGGCGCTCGTAGAGCCCCGTCGCCGGCAGCGAGGCGTCGAGCAGGGCCGTCGCGTGATCGCGCGCGATCTCGTCCTCGAGGCGCTGCATGATGAAGCTGCCCACGCCGCGACCCTGGAAGGCGGGCGCCACGTACACGCGCGTGATGTGGTTGCCGTCGCGACAGCCCGTGCCGGCCACGCGGCCGTCCACGAGCACGACGCCCTCGCGCCCCGCCGCCACGTCGGCCGCGATCGCGTCGCGGCTGTGCAGCCCGCAGAACGACTCCACCACCGCCTGCGGGTAGTAGCGCGGATACACCGCCCGTATCGTGCGCTGCACCAGCTCGTACAGCTCGTCGACCTGACTTTCCGCAGCCACCGCGTACTCCATCCGCCCTCCTTCGCCGCCATCATGGCCGCCTATTATCGCACAAGCTTCGGGGTATACTAGCCGTTAACGAACCGAAGCTGCGAAGGGATGGGCCATGGGATACCGCATCGTCGAGGTGACCGCCGACAAGAAGCGGTACCTCGACTTGCTGCTGCTGGCAGACGAGCAGGAGGACATGATCGACCGGTACCTGGACGACGGCAGGCTCTTCGTCCTCGACGACGACGGGACGAAGTGCGTTGCCGTGGTCGTCGCGCTGAGTGCCGAGGAGTTCGAGCTGAAGAACATCGCCACGTACCCGCAGCACCAGGGAAAAGGGTACGGGCGGGCCATGGTCGAATACCTCTGCGACCGCTACCTCGGAGCGTTCGAAACCATGTACGTCGGCACGGGCGACGTACCGAAACCTTGGGCTTCTACGAGCGATGCGGCTTCCGCATCTCGCACCGCGACAAGAACTTCTTCACCGACAACTACGACCACCCCATGTTCGAAGACGGCATCCAACTCCGAGACATGGTGTACCTTCGCAAGGACGCCTGACCTTCCCTACAACACGACGCCCAACACTACGGCGCAGGCGACCAGCGCGAGCGAGGCCGCGATCGCGACCACGTCGGAGCCGGCGAAGGGGTACTCCTTGTAGCCGCTCGTCGCGGTGCGCAGGTTGAAGCCGCGCACCTCCGCGGCGATGGCGG is a genomic window containing:
- a CDS encoding SdpI family protein, with the translated sequence MKKGYLAVGVLFAIDVAVTAAFVAMMPDQVPVHFTGGEVDRIGSRYETFTVVALAFVFGLFLMLLARFGEQENRATMMKLNVGMQAMFIAVSVFVSLNTLSYDSTAVAVGTPDSGMSKIAAVIVGATLLFLGNLMPKTTRNAAFGIRLPWTQSSDEAWRKGQRFGAYASIPAGILMVACGILFDGEVAFVVAIVIFVAWTLVSIVGSYFACKDMQG
- a CDS encoding GNAT family N-acetyltransferase; the protein is MEYAVAAESQVDELYELVQRTIRAVYPRYYPQAVVESFCGLHSRDAIAADVAAGREGVVLVDGRVAGTGCRDGNHITRVYVAPAFQGRGVGSFIMQRLEDEIARDHATALLDASLPATGLYERRGYRTLRHEQFPVEDEAVLVYAVMEKELA
- a CDS encoding GNAT family N-acetyltransferase — protein: MGYRIVEVTADKKRYLDLLLLADEQEDMIDRYLDDGRLFVLDDDGTKCVAVVVALSAEEFELKNIATYPQHQGKGYGRAMVEYLCDRYLGAFETMYVGTGDVPKPWASTSDAASASRTATRTSSPTTTTTPCSKTASNSETWCTFARTPDLPYNTTPNTTAQATSASEAAIATTSEPAKGYSL